The proteins below are encoded in one region of Chiloscyllium plagiosum isolate BGI_BamShark_2017 chromosome 7, ASM401019v2, whole genome shotgun sequence:
- the LOC122552053 gene encoding C-X-C chemokine receptor type 1-like, translated as MKMDAIKIKVDDFPDIFENYTNFENDTSVPNVSPCLPFINSHSNNVVIAVFNSLVCFLAVTGNIIVMIVLLYNRRTISSTDIYLLHLAVADLLFAVTLPFWAVDAVSGWVFGDTMCKIISMLQEINFYSGILLLACISIDRYLSIVHATLAHKQKRPFLIKLVCATVWGLAIALSLPILFKGEYQPKGFNRIICHELLDGASAEKWRVITRLLRHFIGFLIPLAVMVFCYSVTIWKLCQTRGFLKHKAMKVIIVVVLAFLICWFPHNITVFIDTLMRGKLIAETCNFRNNVDQALSATQILGFLHSCINPILYAFIGVKFRSNLIKLLVSKGIIEQSETSHERSVPISASEFTSVNI; from the coding sequence AAAATGGATGCAATAAAGATAAAGGTGGATGATTTTCCTGATATTTTCGAAAACTACACGAATTTTGAGAACGACACTTCTGTTCCCAATGTGTCACCTTGTCTACCATTCATTAACAGTCATTCCAACAATGTTGTAATTGCTGTTTTCAATAGCCTGGTGTGCTTCCTCGCTGTGACAGGGAATATTATTGTAATGATTGTCCTACTTTATAATCGACGGACCATCTCATCCACAGACATCTACCTGCTTCATCTGGCAGTGGCTGATCTGCTCTTTGccgtgaccttgcctttttgGGCAGTGGATGCCGTATCTGGCTGGGTGTTTGGTGATACCATGTGTAAAATTATCAGCATGTTACAGGAGATTAACTTCTACAGTGGGATTTTATTGCTGGCTTGTATTAGTATTGATCGGTATCTGTCCATTGTCCATGCCACATTAGCCCACAAACAGAAGAGACCATTTCTAATTAAGCTAGTTTGTGCTACTGTTTGGGGGTTAGCCATTGCTTTGTCTTTGCCTATTCTGTTCAAAGGTGAATATCAACCAAAGGGCTTCAACAGAATTATATGTCATGAGCTGCTTGATGGTGCATCAGCTGAAAAATGGAGAGTGATCACTAGGCTTTTGAGGCATTTCATTGGATTTCTTATCCCATTGGCTGTCATGGTTTTTTGCTACAGTGTGACAATTTGGAAACTGTGTCAAACTAGGGGATTTCTGAAACATAAAGCCATGAAAGTTATCATAGTGGTGGTGTTGGCTTTTCTCATTTGTTGGTTCCCACACAATATTACTGTGTTCATTGACACACTGATGAGAGGTAAACTCATTGCTGAGACTTGTAACTTCCGCAATAATGTTGACCAGGCTCTGTCTGCAACTCAAATCTTGGGTTTTCTGCACAGTTGCATTAATCCAATCTTATACGCATTCATTGGGGTGAAATTCAGGAGTAACCTGATCAAACTCTTAGTTTCAAAAGGAATCATTGAACAAAGTGAAACATCACATGAAAGATCGGTACCCATCTCTGCCTCTGAATTCACTTCAGTCAACATATAG